The window CCTGACCTTCAACGACTTCCTGGTCCACCTCGCACCGCTGGCCGCGGTCCTGACCATCGTCCTGGTAGCGCTGTGCCGGATCATGTTCGCCAGGCACTTCGTCTACGACGAGAAGCGCGCCGCCGCAATCATGGAGCTCCGCGAACGCGAGGCGATCAAAGAGCCCCGCCTGCTCATCCAGGGCCTGGCCGTCCTGGCGCTGGTCGTGACCGGGTTCGTGCTGCACCCCGTCCTGCACTACGCGCCCAGCGTCGTCGCCCTCCTGGGCGCAGGTCTGCTGATCGCGATCTCCAAGGTCGAGACCGGAGAGGTGCTCGGCGAGGTCGAATGGCCGACCCTGGCCTTCTTCGCCGGCCTGTTCGTCATGGTCGGCGCGCTCATCGAGACCGGCGTCATCGGAGAACTCGCCAGCTCCCTCGCAGGTGTCATCGGGGGCGCCCAGCTGGGCGGCACGATGCTCCTGCTGGGCGGATCGGCCGTCCTGTCGGGGATCGTCGACAACATTCCCTACGTGGCCACCATGGCGCCCATCACCAGCGAACTCGTCACCGACATGGGAGGCGACCCCGACCACGTCATGTGGTGGGCCCTCGCGCTGGGCGCCGACCTCGGCGGCAACGCCACCGCCATCGGCGCCTCCGCCAACGTCGTCGTCCTCGGCATCGCCGAACGCAACCGCCACCCCATCACCTTCTGGCAGTTCACCAAATACGGCCTCATCGTCACCGCCGTCACGATCGCCATCTCCGCCCTCTACCTGTGGCTGCGCTACTTCGCCCTGGCATAAGAAACCGGCCGCCCCCTCCCCCTCCAGGGAGGAGAGAAGGAGCCCCCGTATGGCACGCAGCCGCCGCGTGGAGGCCGTCTCCATCGCCCTGTGGTGGGGCGCTTTCACCACACTCTTGTGGGGTGCGGGGCAAATCCGCGACACACCTGCCTCGCTGGTGACGTGTGCGGCGAGCGCCGCCCTCTTGATCAGCCTCGGTGAAGTGGCCCACTGGGTGCGCTGCCGCATCCGGGATCGGGCGGCACGCAACAACCGCACGCCCTGAGGTACACGCTCACGCCTCGGTGTCGGGCCAGGCGAGCAGGCGGGCGCCGATCACCGCGGTCTGCAGGGTGTAGCGGTTGACCGGGTCGGCCGGATCCGCGCCGGTCAGGGTGTGGATCCGCTCCAGCCGGTAGGTCAGCGCCCGCACGCTCAGCGACAGCTTCCGTGCGGCCTCGGTCGCCACACAGCCGCTGTCGAAGTACGCGGTGAGGGTGTCGATGAAGGTCCGCGCGCCGCCGCGCCCGTTGCGGAGCGGGCCCAGCACGTTCTCCACCAAGTCGGCCATCGCCTGCCGGTCCCGCGTCAGGACCGGGTAGACCAGCAGGTCCGCAGCGTGCAGTACCGGCCCGTCCAGGCCCATCCGTTCCGCCAGTTCGAGGGCGTTGAGCGCCTCCTCGTAGGAGTGCACCACGCCGCCGGCGCCCGGATGGGAGCGGCCTATGGCCACTTTGCCGCCATCGGTGGCGGCGTACGCCTGCTTGGCGAAGAACGCCAGAACATCCGGCTGGTCACCGGGGGCCACACAGATCAGCCGCCCGTCCTTCGTGGCGAGCAGAATCTGCCTGCCTGCGAACCGGGCCAGCACCGCCGACTCGATCCCGCGGGCCACCGGATACCCGTCCCCGTACGGCTCAGGTCCGCTCGCCACGGCCACCGCGTGCGCTTGCGACAGACGCAGTCCGAAGCGTTCGGCACGCTCCGCCAGCCGGCCCAGATCGCTGCGCCCGAAGAGGAGGTCGTCGATGAACTCGCGACGTGCGGCCTCCTCCTGGCGCACGGCCTGGTGCTGGGCGCGCTCGTAGCCTTCGACGAAGGCGTCCACCGCCTGTTCGGTCACGGCAAGCAGCGAACCCGCCTGCTGGATCGGCACCCGGGTGAGGACCTCCTGGGACACCGCCAGGTGCTCGCGGATCATCACGCGCAAAGTGAGACCCAGCTCCGCGGCCCGCTCCCCCTCGGCGCGGCGTGCCTCCAACTCGGAGCGCGTCATCCGACGCCCGGTGCCACAGGCGTCGCGCAGGCACTCCACATACCCCGCCAGCTGGTCTCGCGGTGCTTCCCGCTCCGTCACACACTCCCCCGTCCTCGTCGCGTCGGCGAACCCGTTGACGCGCAACCAGATTGCCACAGGCAGCAAAGAGGTCCTTCACCGGCAGCGAATGGCGGGTGAAGACTGCCGGACGACGGCAATGCGCTGCCCCGAAGCGGCGGAGAAGATCAAGGAATGCCCTGTGCCGAGGACAGCTGCGCCGTGCCCGGCAACCGGTGGCCGCCGCCCGGCCATAGTCGACGCGGCAGGCATCAACCGGCGCGCACCCGCGGCCCCCAGACCGTCGTCGGCCCGTGGTTCGTCCGCGAGCATGGGCATCTACGGGTCTGCAGGGGACACCGCGTTTCGACCTGAACGGGGGCGGTCGTGTCGGACAGCGACACGTGGACAACCACGCGGCATCTCGCGGCGGTACGGGCAGAGGCAGCGGGACAAGTACCCAGTCCGGCAGGCGTCCCACCCGCCGCCACGTGCGCCAGGGGGCTGGTGAGACACCTTCCCCGGTCGCAGTCACTGTGCTCGGGTGGGACCGGGACTGGTCAGGGGGTGTCGCCGTGCCACAGGAACGGGCCCTCGGCATCGTCCTCGACCGGCGCGTAGAACGCCCGACCACCCGACCCGTACAAACCCTTGTCCGTGATCAGCAACGTACCCTCCACCCGCTGTCCCACAGGCCAGCCGGTGACATCGAGGAGCAGGCCGTCCAGGGGCCCGCCCAAGAGTCTCGCGTACACGTGATCGGGCCGCGGAGCCGGCTCCTCGCCGCTGTCGTCTGAACCGCCGTATACCCGCCGCACATCCATCGCATCCACCCCGCCAGCCTGCCCACACACCCACCCCGCCACCCGCCCAACGCGGAAGACACCGCGCCCATCCTGCTCTTCACACAAGGCGAATACCGCAGGAATACACAGAGTTGCATGGTCATCGCCCACGCGCACGACGGCCACCCTCCCGCTCGAACGACGGTGGCCTGCGAGCCGGACGGGTGCCAGGCTCCAGGGCCCGAACCGTAGGCTGCCGCACCGTCACGCGCCGGGTGGGCAGCTTGGCGCGGCGGTTGAGGTCAGGGCGGAGCCAGGAGGGCACCGGCACGAGCGGCCGCCGGAACACCTTCGTCGGGTACGCGCGTCATCACGCGAGCGGGCGGGAACGATTCCGCGGTGAAGCCGACATCCGAAGAACCTGGGGCCACCGAGGGACAGGGGCCGCCCGAGGGCGGGAGTTGCCGGCGGCACGAAGGGCCGGTGTTACCCGAGCTCCTCGTCTGTTGGAGCGTGCCGACCTCCGTCCGCCCCTGCGACCCCTGTGGCGGACTGTCGCGCGCTACAGCCCAGACGCCCGTGGGAGGGTGACCCCGTGACCACGACGACGCTGCAATGCGCGGACACCCCCCTACCCTCGGCCCAGGGCCTGCCCTGGGCGGTCGGCGTGGGGCGGGCCTGCTTCGCCTGCGGCACCAAACTCACCGCCGGCGCCGTCTCCCGCGGAAGGATCTCCAGCCGGCAAGGAGTCCACAACACCGACATCGAGGTGTGGGCCTGCCCCAGTACAAGGCCCACCTCATGAACGCGCGCGCCGCACATCCCACCGGTCGACAAGACGATCGGCCGCCCATCTGCCGGCGGTGTGGAGCCCGGGCCCTGACGATCGGTGGCCCCGAAGGCGGAGTCACCGTGCACGAGAGGGCCTGCCCCAACCGACGCGAAGGCGAACCGGCAGCCCGCCGCCCCGCCCCACCTGATTCCGGCTTGCCCGGATCGGGGTGACTGCCGAGGCGGCGGGCCCAACCATGGTGCGCCGCTCCGGCAGCCCGGGGTACGCGCCGATACGCGGGCACACACCCTTGGTGTGGTGCCTGGGTCGGGACGGATGCCCCGCGAGTGATCCGGTCTCAGGTCGGCTCCGCTACGCCGGCGATGGCCGCGCGCGAGGGTGGCATGGTCACTCGCAGGCGATGCCGTCGCCATCGCGGTCGAGGTGGCGGTCGAAGCCAGGGTCCCCGCGGCGGATCGGAGCTGCCCCTGCATCCCTGACCGCCGTGCAGTTGCGGTAATAGGCACTGCCACCTCCCCCGCTGGTCGAACTCCCCCCTGACGACGCCCCCACGGCCGCCGGAGCATCATCCGAGGTCCCCTTCCCGTCGTCAGCCCGCGCCGGGGCCGGGGCGTGTGGCCGGCTCGGCGGAGCCTGGGGAACCTGCGGCTGGGCCGGGGCGGCAACGGGCGGGACCGACGCCAGTGCGGAGACAGACGGCGAGACAGGTGTGGGTGACGCCGAAACGGGTGTCGACGAGGACGTGGAAGAGGGGGCGGCCAAGGTGGGGGCCGACGCGGTGACGGTGACGGTGACCACCGGCCGGGAACCGGGCTTCGCATCGTCACGCACGGGCTTCGGGCCGGAGGCGGTGACGAGCAGTACACCGAACCAGATCGAGGCCAGGACCACGGTTACCGCCCGGCCGGCCTTGTCCCAGCGGGCCATGAACGCGAGCGCGGCACCGAGTGGCGGGACCACGAGCGTGGCGAGAACAACGGCGGGAACCGCCAGCGCCGGGTGCCAGCGGCGCGGCGGGGCCGGCTGGAACGTGGCGGTATCAGCAGGAGGGAACACGAATCTCCAGACAGGACGAATGGGATGGCGGGAACCACGGCTCGTGAACACCGCGTCGCCCGCCCCGGCTTCACGGGCAGGACGGGCACGGGCACGGGCTGAGGTTGGGGGAACGGGCGCCGACCGCACTGGTCGCGGACGCGGCACGCGCCCTTGCGGGGTCCCGCGACACCGGGGGCAGCACGGGTATCACCCGATCAACGGCCCCGCGGGCGAACGGTTACCGACACCACGCCGACCGCAGCGGCCGGCACGCATGTCCCCACCCGCACGTCGGAGAAGCCCCTCTTGCCGGCAGGAAAGCGACTCTCCCACCAGACACCAGACGGCATCCTCGCCCCGTGTGTCGTTGACTGACGCGCAGTGGGCGCGGATCGAGCCGTTGGCCGCACTCGAACTGACGGGCCATGCCAGGGTCATTCGGGAAGAGCTGAAAGCCCGTGCCGTTGCCCTGACAGGTGGGTCTGGGCTCGGGGAACTCCTGGCGTACACCCTGGCCGAGACGAACAGGCGCCTGTCGGTGACGTCCTCTGGGTGCGGCGTCCTCGCCTACGCACAGGGCCGAGCCCGCCTCATCAAGGGCCTGCACCGGTCCCTGGAGCGCGTGGAACAGCACCCGGCGACACCACGAGCCACACACTCATCGCTCGCGCCGACATACCGACGGGTGGGGTTGACCAGCAGACCTCAGGGGAAGTCTCTGCCCTGCGGACCTCTGCTCGATGGGGGTCCCGTGGCGTACGCAGCCACTGTGCGAGAGCAGGGGAACCTTCCAGGGCGGGGTTGGTGCATGGTGGAACGACGCATGTCGGTTGCGACGCACTGGGGCAGTTTTGTCGCGGTGGTCGAATCCGGCCGGTTGGTGCGAATCGAGCCGAGGGGCGACGACCCTGCGCCGTCGCCTATCGGCCCCGGAATGGTGACGGCCGCCGACGACCACGCTCGCGTGTTGCGCCCCGCGGTGCGCAAAGGCTGGCTGAACGGCCTGCCGCGCGTCCACGACACGGCCAGAGGCGCGGACGCCTTCGTGGAAGTGAGCTGGGACGACGCGCTCACGTTGGTCAGTGATGAGCTGTCTCGGGTGCGTTCACAGCACGGAGACAGTGCGGTGTTCGGCGGGTCCTACGGCTGGGCGAGTGCGGGCGCGTTCCACAATGCGCAGGGGCAACTCCACCGGTTCCTGTCGTTAGGCGGGGGATACACCGACTCGCGCAACACGTACAGCACCGCGGCTTTGGAGGTCATCCTTCCCCATGTAATCGGCGGGCATCCGTGGAGCTACCAGTCCCGGATGCCGATGTGGGGCGAGATCGCCGAGAACTGCGAGCTCGTGGTGGCGTTCGGAGGGCTGGCCCTGAAGAACAGCCAAATCAACCCTGGTGGGCTGGCAAGGCACCAGACGCAGGACCTGCAGCGCCAGTGTCGTGAGGCCGGGGTGCGGTTCGTGAACGTCAGCCCTATCCGCAGTGACGTCGCCGGCTTCCTCGACGCCGAGTGGCTGCCCGTCGTCCCCAACACCGACACCGCCGCGATGCTCGGCATCGCCCACACGATGCTGGTCAACGGCTGGCACGACGAAGACTTCCTTCGCCGGTGCTGTACCGGGTTCGATCGCTTTGCCTCCTACCTGCTCGGCGAGCTCGACGGCGTCCCCAAGGACGCCGCCTGGGCGGCGAGGATCACGGGCATCAGCCGTGACGCGATCATCGACCTCGCTCGGCGCCTCACAGCCCAGCGCTCGATCATCATGGTCAACTACGCGGTGCAACGGGCAGACCACGGCGAACAGCCGATCTGGATGTCCGTCGTGCTGGCCGCCATGGCGGGCTCGATGGGCCGGCCCGGCTGCGGCTGGGGCGCAGGGTACGCGACGATGGACGCGACCGGCGTTGCCCCAGGCCGCCCCTCGGTGGCAACGATTCCGGCGGTTTCCAACCCCGTTGCGGATTTCATCCCGGTCGCGAGGATCGCCGACACCCTGCTGCATCCGGGCAAGACCATCGACTACGACGGGCAGCGGCTCACCTTGCCCGAGCTGCACCTCGTGTACTGGTGCGGAGGAAACCCGTTCCACCACCACCAGGACCTGCATCGGTTGACCCGCGCCTGGCAGAGACCTGACACCGTGGTGGTTCACGAAGCCTGGTGGAACACCACCGCCAAGTTCGCGGACATCGTCCTGCCCGTCGCCACCAGCCTGGAACGCGACGACTTCGCCGCCGGCTTCTCCGACCCCCACCTCGTCGCCATGCCGAAGGTCCGCGAGCCGGAAGGCGAGTCGCGCACCGACCACCACATCTTCGCCGCCCTGGCCGCCCGGCTCGGATACGAGAAAGAGTTCACACAGTCGCGTTCCGAGACCGAATGGGTACGGCACCTTTACGATCAGACGAGGGTCCAGCTCGGCGACGAGACCACCTTGCCAAGCTTCGAGGACTTCTGGCGAAGCGCCGCTGCTGAGCTGCCGGCGCTGACTGGACCGTTTCCCGGGAGCTTCGAGGCGCTCCGCTCAGATCCGCAACAGTTCCCCCTGCCGACGCCGTCGGGCCGGATCGAGATCTTCTCCGAGGAAATCGACTCGTTCGGCTACGACGACTGCGCCGGGCATCCGACGTGGTTCGAACCAGTGGAGTGGCTTCACGCTGATCTGGCGGACCGATTCCCGCTGCACTTGATTTCGAACCAGCCCGCCTCACGCCTGCACAGTCAGTACGACAACGGCGGCCACAGCCTCAGCTCAAAAATTCGAGGGCGCGAGCCCGTGACGCTCAATCCGGCGGATGCCGCGTCGCGCGGTATCGAAAACGGCACGATCGTACGCGTCTTCAACGACCGAGGCAGCTGCCTCGCGGGCGCGGTCCTGTCTGACGACGTCATGTCAGGCGTCGTGCAACTGTCCACCGGCGCGTGGTGGGATCCGGTCCAGCCGGGCCTCAGCGGGACACTGGACCGTCACGGCAATCCGAACGTCCTCACGGCGGATCGGCCGTGCTCACGCCTGTCCCAAGGGCCGAGTGCTCTCAGTGCGCTGGTCGACGTCGAGGTCTATGCCGATCTTCCGCCTGATGTGCTCGCCTTCACGCCACCCGACCTCCGACATTGATACGAAGACTTCCTGCCTCGTCGGGCGCGTTCCCGTGTACGCCCTTGTCAGGCGCGTAGTAGGCCGGTCAGTCCGTCGAAAGCCCCCTCACTCGCCGTTTGCGTCTGTGTGACGACGTGAATACTGTGCGCAGCCATGACTGCACTTCAAGACCTCAAGTACGGCCAGTGGTTCAGGGGCGCCGACGTCGACGGCGACGGGTTCATCACCCAGCGGGACGTCCGCAACATGAGCGAGCGCTACATCGCCGCCCGCGGCGCCACGCCGGACTCCGCCACCACCCACCAGCTCACCGAGGGGATGGACGGGTTCTGGACGAACGTGATCGCCCCCATGGATCAGGACGGTGACGGGAAGGTCGATCTGCGGGAAATGACCGAAGGGTTCAAGCGGGTCCTGACCGACCCCGCCCTGTACCCGGAACAGATCGAGCCGGTGACCAACTGTTTCTTCGACCTGGTCGATCTCAACGCCGACGGCAAGATCGATCAGGCGGAGTTCCAGCAGATGTTCGACGCGGTCGCCGGCGTTCCCGTCGAGGACGGTGCCGCGGCCTTCGCCGCTTTGGACCGGGATGGCTCCGGCGCACTGGACCGCGCCGAGTTCCACCAGGCGCTCACGGAGTTCTTCTACGGCAACAACCCGGACGCTCCAGCCAACCACCTCTTCGGGAAAGTCACCGCGTGATACTCCAGCTTTAGATCGCGATCCTCATGCTTGATTGGCTTGTCGATCGGGCCTGGCGGCGCGTCGCCTGTGGGGCCAGTCGAGCCGGTGGTCTGTGCCGTAGACGCGGCGGACGGCCAGGTGAACAGGTGCTGGATCTCGTTGCAGGTGAGGGGGGCAGCCCCTCCGGACCGGGGTGGCCGGCGTGTTCGTCGGCGCGGATGACGGGGCGGAAGGCGTGCACGAGCATCGCGAGGGTGACCCAGCGGTGCCAGAACGTCCAGTGTGTGACCTGGTGTTCGTCCAGTCCGGCCAGGCCCTGGCCGGAGGAAGGTTTCTGATCGCCCAACAGTCCGCCGGCGTCGGCATTCCTTCGGTGCCCGGGATCCGGGCAACAGCGTGGCCCGGGCCGCCAAGCGCCGCCCGGACGGGGCGTACAGGACCGGCTGCACGAACGGACGTCAGTTCGGAGCCAGCACTTCGCTGTCGCCTCCGGCGCGCGCAAAAACGTCACTGCTCATGGCACCTTTGAGGTACGAATTAAAACTCCGACCACCCGAATCAGGTAATAGGAATGTTGTGCGGATGGAGTGGGAACTTCTTCATCGCAGGGCACATATTCTGGATGCCGCGAGGTGCCTGGACAACGGCCGATCCTCCTCCAGCGATTGCTGTTTGGGCTGCTCAACGCTCCGGCGGCCGCCGCTGCGGCCGCTCCTTCCACGCGCCTCGCCCCCACCCCTATCCCTTCGGATCCGAGCGATTCCCGACGCAAGTGCCGTCCGTTTACGACGCGGATAGGCCGCCGTTTCGTGATTCTGTTCAGAATCGGACACCTCATGACGACCGAGTACACAGGAATCCCGGTAACGGCGCCGCCGACCAACGACGACTACCGGCTGGGTGCCGACTCCTACACCGACGAGCAGCGGACCGCGGTCCTCGCCAAGCCGGAGGGATACCTCGGCGAGCAGCGCGGTCGTCTTCTTGGCTATCAGGTGAACCTGTCGCTCGACGGCCACGCCGCGCTGGGCCCGTTCCTGGGCTTCCACCTCAACAACATCGGGGACCCGTTCGTCGACAGCCACTACAGCCTGCACTCGCGGTGGCTGGAGCGGGCCGTCCTTGAGCACTATGCCCGCCTGTGGCACGTGGCCCTGCCCGAGGATCCGGACCGGCCCCGCGAGGAGGACGGGTGGGGGTACGTGCTGTCCATGGGCAGCACCGAGGGCAACCTGTACGCGATGTGGAACGCGCGGGACTACCTGGACGGCAACGCCCTGGTGCGTGACGAGGTCTCCGGCGATACCAGCTGCCGCACCAGCTACCTGCGGGCCCAGCATCCCGACGACAACCCCAACGCCTACCTGCCGGTGGCGTTCTTCTCCCGGGAGACCCACTACTCGCACATCAAGGCGATGCGGGTGCTGGACATCCCGACCTTCTACGACCTGGGCGGAAGCCTCTACCCGGGCCAGTGCCCGATCGATGTGTCCGGCACCGGGATGCCGACGTACAACGGCTGGCCGCTGGGCGGGGTCCCGACCACCGGCGGCGACGAGGGGCCGGGCACCATCGACATCGACGCCCTGGTCGCCGTCGTGGACTTCTTCGCCGCCAAGGGACACCCCGTCCTGGTCAACTTCAACGTCGGCAGCGTCTTCAAGGGCGCCTTCGACGACGTCCAAGGCGCCTGCGAGCGCCTGCGGCCGATCTTCACACGGCACGGACTCGTCGACCGCACCGTGCGATTCGACCCCGACGACCCCAACCGTGTCAGCACCCGCAACGGGTACTGGATCCACGTCGACGGAGCCATGGGAGCCGCCTACGCCCCCTACCTGGAGAAGGCCCGCGACACCGGCCTCACCGACACCGCACCCCCGGTCTTCGACTTCCGGATCCCCGAGGTGTCCTCCATCGTCACCAGCGGCCACAAATACCCCGGCGCGCCCGTCCCCACGGGAATCTACATGGCACGCGCGGGAGCCAAGCTCCGCCCGCCGTCCGACCCCGCATACGTCTCCTCCCCCGACAGCACCTTCGCCGGCTCCCGCAGCGGCTTCGCAGCCCTCGCCATGTGGAACCACCTCGCCCAGCTCAGCGAAGAACAGCAGATCCGCCAGGCCGCCGACGTCTCAGGAATCGCCCAGTACACCGCCCGGCGCCTGCGCGAACTCAGCGACCGACTCCGGGACCGCTCAGAGCCATGGGCCGAGGACGGCATCGAGGTCGGCCACGCCGACCACGCCCTCAGCATCTGGTTCCAGCAACCCCGCGCCGACATCACCCGCAAATACTCCCTGGCCTGCATGCCCCTCAACCTCGGCGGTCGCCGCCACGACTACAGCCACGTCTACGTCATGCCCCACGTCACCCGGCAACTCATCGACGAACTCCTCGCAGACCTCGCCCAGCCCGGAGCCTTCGACCGCTCCACCGACCCCGACGCCCAACGACCCCCACTCCCCCACCAACGCTGACCCATAACCCTCCGGTCGCTCGGCGTCCGTAACGGTGGACCAGCCGGACAACTGGTCCTCCCCGTCGACGCCTTCGGCCAGGGTCAGCCACGGGCCATAAAGCCGGAACCAGTACGTGGCGCCCCCGGTACCGGCCGGCAGCACCGAGGAAACCGTCGGCCCCGCGGGGGATGCCGATCCTGTCGTGGGCGAGGAGCCAGGCAACGACTGTGTGCCGGTCGAGCTGCGGGTGCACGTCCTTGCCGGCCACCCGGGTCGGGGAAGTCGGGGTGCCGGCGGAGCCAGTTCACCACCGTGGCCCGGCCACCCTGGCGATCCACGCCACCTCCGCCAGGAACGCCCGATCGTCAGCCGGGGCAATCGGGTCAAGAGCTGCGAGCGATGAGCCACGCCCCGCCACCACGGTGCGCACGGCCCGCCAGTCCACCGAGGGCCGGACCACCTCCAAAAGCGCGACGTCCTCGGCTGCGCAGAGGGCGACTGTGGTCACCCCACCCTGCCGTTTGTAGTCGACGTCCACGGAGCCGACCGGGGACAGCCAACTGAGACGCGAAACGCTTATGCGTGGGCAATTGTCCGGTTGTTGGGGGGAGTGACGTATCGCGGATGCCGTCCTGGCGACCCCCGAGCACGGCGGCACCGCCCCACAGTTGTCAGGCCGTGGCGAAAGGGCCTGGCCATGCCGCAGATGTCGAAGGTCGAGCTGTACGTGACGATCCGTCGGGACCACCGCGGTGGCATGAGAATCCGGGAGATCGACCGCAAGACGCCGACGCAGCCATCGCTCCAAAAGGTCCGCTTGATTGTGTCCGCCGCCAGCACGTGCCAGCGGACACCGTTCCTCTCATGCACCCTCAGCGTGTTTCAGGACGCGCCCGATAGGCTCGCCGCACCCGCGCCGACATGGGTGCGCAGGGCAGGGCCGCAATCGGACAGGCTCACCCCTCGAAGATGCAGTGCAGCGGCCCGACACAGCCCCGGACCGGACCGCTACGCAGCATCGATCGCCGGCCGTTGACGGCCAGCCTCACCGCGCAGGGCCGGTGACTGGGCCGGTAACCCTGTTACCCGGCCAGTCACCG of the Streptomyces sp. NBC_01426 genome contains:
- a CDS encoding ArsB/NhaD family transporter, which encodes MSGWQSWAAVAVFTGVYLLIITEWIHRVAAALGGAALMLAIGATDDASAFHSDKTGIDWNVIFLLLGMMMIVGVLKRTGLFEYLAIWSVKKAKARPFRVMAMLVVITAVASALLDNVTTVLLVAPVTLLVCDRLKLSPVPFLLAEVFASNIGGTATLVGDPPNIIIASRAGLTFNDFLVHLAPLAAVLTIVLVALCRIMFARHFVYDEKRAAAIMELREREAIKEPRLLIQGLAVLALVVTGFVLHPVLHYAPSVVALLGAGLLIAISKVETGEVLGEVEWPTLAFFAGLFVMVGALIETGVIGELASSLAGVIGGAQLGGTMLLLGGSAVLSGIVDNIPYVATMAPITSELVTDMGGDPDHVMWWALALGADLGGNATAIGASANVVVLGIAERNRHPITFWQFTKYGLIVTAVTIAISALYLWLRYFALA
- a CDS encoding PucR family transcriptional regulator — encoded protein: MTRSELEARRAEGERAAELGLTLRVMIREHLAVSQEVLTRVPIQQAGSLLAVTEQAVDAFVEGYERAQHQAVRQEEAARREFIDDLLFGRSDLGRLAERAERFGLRLSQAHAVAVASGPEPYGDGYPVARGIESAVLARFAGRQILLATKDGRLICVAPGDQPDVLAFFAKQAYAATDGGKVAIGRSHPGAGGVVHSYEEALNALELAERMGLDGPVLHAADLLVYPVLTRDRQAMADLVENVLGPLRNGRGGARTFIDTLTAYFDSGCVATEAARKLSLSVRALTYRLERIHTLTGADPADPVNRYTLQTAVIGARLLAWPDTEA
- a CDS encoding excalibur calcium-binding domain-containing protein, yielding MARWDKAGRAVTVVLASIWFGVLLVTASGPKPVRDDAKPGSRPVVTVTVTASAPTLAAPSSTSSSTPVSASPTPVSPSVSALASVPPVAAPAQPQVPQAPPSRPHAPAPARADDGKGTSDDAPAAVGASSGGSSTSGGGGSAYYRNCTAVRDAGAAPIRRGDPGFDRHLDRDGDGIACE
- a CDS encoding molybdopterin-dependent oxidoreductase — encoded protein: MVERRMSVATHWGSFVAVVESGRLVRIEPRGDDPAPSPIGPGMVTAADDHARVLRPAVRKGWLNGLPRVHDTARGADAFVEVSWDDALTLVSDELSRVRSQHGDSAVFGGSYGWASAGAFHNAQGQLHRFLSLGGGYTDSRNTYSTAALEVILPHVIGGHPWSYQSRMPMWGEIAENCELVVAFGGLALKNSQINPGGLARHQTQDLQRQCREAGVRFVNVSPIRSDVAGFLDAEWLPVVPNTDTAAMLGIAHTMLVNGWHDEDFLRRCCTGFDRFASYLLGELDGVPKDAAWAARITGISRDAIIDLARRLTAQRSIIMVNYAVQRADHGEQPIWMSVVLAAMAGSMGRPGCGWGAGYATMDATGVAPGRPSVATIPAVSNPVADFIPVARIADTLLHPGKTIDYDGQRLTLPELHLVYWCGGNPFHHHQDLHRLTRAWQRPDTVVVHEAWWNTTAKFADIVLPVATSLERDDFAAGFSDPHLVAMPKVREPEGESRTDHHIFAALAARLGYEKEFTQSRSETEWVRHLYDQTRVQLGDETTLPSFEDFWRSAAAELPALTGPFPGSFEALRSDPQQFPLPTPSGRIEIFSEEIDSFGYDDCAGHPTWFEPVEWLHADLADRFPLHLISNQPASRLHSQYDNGGHSLSSKIRGREPVTLNPADAASRGIENGTIVRVFNDRGSCLAGAVLSDDVMSGVVQLSTGAWWDPVQPGLSGTLDRHGNPNVLTADRPCSRLSQGPSALSALVDVEVYADLPPDVLAFTPPDLRH
- a CDS encoding EF-hand domain-containing protein, with the translated sequence MTALQDLKYGQWFRGADVDGDGFITQRDVRNMSERYIAARGATPDSATTHQLTEGMDGFWTNVIAPMDQDGDGKVDLREMTEGFKRVLTDPALYPEQIEPVTNCFFDLVDLNADGKIDQAEFQQMFDAVAGVPVEDGAAAFAALDRDGSGALDRAEFHQALTEFFYGNNPDAPANHLFGKVTA
- a CDS encoding histidine decarboxylase: MTTEYTGIPVTAPPTNDDYRLGADSYTDEQRTAVLAKPEGYLGEQRGRLLGYQVNLSLDGHAALGPFLGFHLNNIGDPFVDSHYSLHSRWLERAVLEHYARLWHVALPEDPDRPREEDGWGYVLSMGSTEGNLYAMWNARDYLDGNALVRDEVSGDTSCRTSYLRAQHPDDNPNAYLPVAFFSRETHYSHIKAMRVLDIPTFYDLGGSLYPGQCPIDVSGTGMPTYNGWPLGGVPTTGGDEGPGTIDIDALVAVVDFFAAKGHPVLVNFNVGSVFKGAFDDVQGACERLRPIFTRHGLVDRTVRFDPDDPNRVSTRNGYWIHVDGAMGAAYAPYLEKARDTGLTDTAPPVFDFRIPEVSSIVTSGHKYPGAPVPTGIYMARAGAKLRPPSDPAYVSSPDSTFAGSRSGFAALAMWNHLAQLSEEQQIRQAADVSGIAQYTARRLRELSDRLRDRSEPWAEDGIEVGHADHALSIWFQQPRADITRKYSLACMPLNLGGRRHDYSHVYVMPHVTRQLIDELLADLAQPGAFDRSTDPDAQRPPLPHQR